A genomic window from Thermococcus nautili includes:
- a CDS encoding eL43 family ribosomal protein produces the protein MLDQFKLLPSVAYLRVERQAFVGYSMPLAGWIGEYLINYGKLPRPNFLGRAMRKLGFSFAGEERDERSITQFFVKGSVSISASWDVERENLFLQVIPLRSRLSRGLTVRAENIEFYDQFVVSIEPAERLPPGVRGIGIKALILEDFYPVETPYWGMLHEDWESDLNLLVMRDEVYDSLQREEYRCPVCFSPLVEENGILKCTRCGFVYTPESDFERVVEQFSVEEFAF, from the coding sequence ATGCTCGACCAGTTCAAGCTCCTCCCCAGCGTTGCCTACCTGCGCGTCGAGAGGCAGGCTTTCGTCGGCTACTCCATGCCCCTGGCGGGGTGGATAGGGGAGTATTTGATTAACTATGGAAAGCTTCCCCGGCCGAACTTCCTCGGAAGGGCGATGAGAAAGCTGGGCTTTTCTTTCGCTGGAGAGGAGCGCGACGAGCGCTCGATAACCCAGTTCTTCGTGAAGGGGAGTGTTTCAATAAGCGCGAGCTGGGACGTCGAGCGGGAAAACCTATTCCTCCAGGTGATTCCTCTCCGTTCAAGGCTGTCGAGGGGTTTAACAGTTAGGGCCGAGAACATCGAGTTCTACGACCAGTTCGTCGTTTCCATCGAGCCGGCCGAGAGGCTTCCGCCGGGCGTGAGGGGGATAGGGATTAAGGCCCTAATCCTCGAGGACTTCTACCCCGTTGAGACCCCCTACTGGGGAATGCTCCACGAGGACTGGGAGAGCGACCTCAACCTGCTCGTCATGAGGGACGAGGTTTATGACTCCCTTCAGCGCGAGGAGTATCGCTGTCCGGTCTGCTTCTCCCCGCTCGTGGAGGAGAACGGTATCCTAAAGTGCACCCGCTGTGGCTTCGTTTACACGCCGGAGAGCGACTTCGAGAGGGTCGTCGAGCAGTTCAGCGTCGAGGAGTTTGCGTTTTGA
- a CDS encoding N-glycosylase/DNA lyase, protein MRGLQKTLLSSLRDNGIGEDMFSTARKVGRILSDIPLQVWDEIVKQEPEAKLADQLPKYGFGKFATFMVMAGLNDYQLKGPAEKKYWPLLHKILKETPVPQTTNELKTLLRGFYENERFRKAKVKRLEKFLDSNLAQELWVSNPETVSKNLKEIWTKLAKVMNQKKNAKTIAFAMKTLAITLILSGHHDFDFSGIPIPVDIRVKRLTSKILKKELTDEEVRHFWNEVLREIKKRQPEVNMIHLDSLVWQIGNLADCKEINEYFKEIQVPHVGQELCNLIH, encoded by the coding sequence ATGAGAGGACTGCAAAAAACCCTGCTTTCCTCGTTAAGGGATAACGGCATTGGGGAAGACATGTTTTCCACTGCCAGGAAAGTGGGGAGAATCCTTTCAGACATTCCCCTTCAGGTATGGGACGAGATAGTTAAACAAGAACCCGAGGCAAAACTAGCTGACCAGCTACCCAAGTATGGCTTCGGAAAATTTGCCACGTTCATGGTTATGGCAGGATTGAACGACTACCAATTAAAGGGACCAGCGGAGAAGAAATACTGGCCACTGTTGCACAAGATACTCAAAGAGACCCCGGTTCCTCAAACAACTAATGAGCTCAAAACACTCCTTAGGGGCTTTTATGAAAATGAGAGGTTCAGGAAGGCGAAAGTAAAGAGGCTGGAAAAGTTCCTAGATAGCAACCTAGCCCAAGAACTATGGGTGTCCAATCCAGAGACAGTCTCCAAGAACCTCAAGGAAATTTGGACCAAACTTGCCAAGGTCATGAATCAGAAGAAGAACGCCAAAACAATAGCCTTCGCTATGAAAACATTAGCTATTACTCTAATCCTTTCCGGACACCATGATTTTGACTTTTCAGGGATTCCAATTCCTGTGGACATTCGAGTAAAGAGACTGACTTCAAAAATACTCAAGAAAGAACTCACCGATGAGGAAGTCAGGCACTTTTGGAATGAAGTCCTGAGGGAAATCAAAAAGAGACAGCCAGAGGTGAACATGATTCATTTAGACAGCTTGGTATGGCAGATAGGCAATTTAGCAGACTGTAAGGAAATAAATGAGTACTTCAAAGAGATTCAGGTGCCCCATGTGGGTCAAGAACTCTGTAATTTGATACACTAA
- a CDS encoding tetratricopeptide repeat protein has translation MKSSVLKPEGITVQEFLAEGFSEDSLKDLEKSYEEAWQREKLVYADGYIKLLVSIAEYYKRKRNNKHSDKLERLLEEMFGTLKRPTPQELAAEYYIKAAGVATSVSLIYFPRLDCPEEAERYLQLAVELEKKAIELGIVPEHHAITLNNLGTHYYETNRPEKALPVLKKALEYAKTPEKKGLILHNLALTYADLGMKQEAVDCMVKSICIHYSTKHDFGNVSLYDDAIERIIKMTKDPYTDIYALKVALELVSGNLNVEEAKEILKQIDEQKWPLAATLLTILNTKACCNASTPEECNRLIQDVASVVSIKTQTPRR, from the coding sequence GTGAAAAGTTCAGTATTAAAGCCAGAAGGCATAACAGTTCAAGAATTCCTTGCGGAAGGATTCTCAGAAGACTCTCTGAAGGACCTTGAAAAGTCATACGAAGAAGCCTGGCAGCGAGAAAAGCTAGTTTATGCCGATGGCTACATAAAGTTGCTCGTCAGCATTGCTGAGTACTATAAGAGAAAGAGGAATAACAAACATAGCGACAAGCTTGAGAGACTTTTAGAGGAGATGTTTGGCACACTAAAAAGGCCCACCCCCCAAGAACTAGCGGCCGAGTATTACATTAAAGCCGCCGGTGTCGCTACTTCAGTCTCTTTAATTTACTTTCCACGACTAGATTGTCCGGAAGAGGCCGAGAGATACTTACAACTGGCCGTTGAGCTTGAGAAGAAAGCCATAGAGCTCGGCATTGTTCCAGAGCACCACGCAATAACATTGAATAACTTAGGAACACATTATTACGAAACTAATCGTCCCGAAAAAGCCCTACCAGTGCTCAAAAAAGCATTAGAATACGCAAAGACACCAGAGAAAAAGGGTCTCATCCTCCACAATTTAGCTTTAACTTATGCGGATTTGGGAATGAAGCAAGAGGCCGTAGATTGCATGGTAAAGTCAATATGCATCCACTACTCCACGAAACACGATTTTGGCAACGTCTCACTTTACGATGATGCCATCGAGAGGATAATAAAGATGACAAAGGACCCATACACTGATATCTATGCATTGAAAGTCGCACTCGAATTAGTTAGCGGAAATTTAAACGTTGAAGAGGCCAAAGAAATTCTCAAACAGATTGACGAGCAAAAATGGCCTCTTGCCGCCACATTACTAACAATCTTAAATACCAAAGCGTGTTGCAATGCCAGCACACCCGAAGAGTGCAACAGACTTATACAGGACGTCGCATCTGTAGTGTCCATCAAAACGCAAACTCCTCGACGCTGA
- a CDS encoding flippase-like domain-containing protein, protein MKKYSLLAVGIAIIALLLWWAGIRDVVEILRGARLDYFLLAVLMYVLGLLSWGLRWRVLLNALGVRASFTKILLALLAGIFVNNVTPGARGGGEPVRMYFLAKETEKPYGQVFATVMMDRILDLIPVVVMLAFSTAYVYRLGSLSLTAVLVLLDLVFAGLILFTLGILLSERKTKGALYWFFRLFERLAPGKAEKYRDRFERAVEVDVPRFQSDFRFLIRHKGVFLLALVYSTASWLFTVLRTYYAFRAINYPVSLVDVMVVQMVGIVVGMLSVIPGGAGIIETVNSGIYVLLGINKEIAVTATLLDRLISYWIPTALGALVTTHFGAKLRRKGLIGRGRR, encoded by the coding sequence ATGAAGAAGTACTCCCTCCTGGCCGTGGGAATAGCGATAATTGCGCTCCTCCTCTGGTGGGCCGGGATAAGGGACGTCGTGGAGATTCTACGGGGAGCAAGGCTCGACTACTTCCTGCTCGCGGTTCTCATGTACGTCCTCGGGCTCCTGTCGTGGGGCCTGCGCTGGCGCGTTCTCCTCAACGCCCTTGGAGTGCGGGCGAGCTTCACGAAGATACTCCTGGCTTTGCTCGCGGGAATATTCGTCAACAACGTCACCCCTGGAGCGAGGGGCGGTGGAGAGCCCGTCAGGATGTACTTCCTGGCGAAGGAAACGGAGAAGCCCTACGGCCAAGTGTTCGCGACGGTTATGATGGACAGAATCCTCGACCTGATTCCGGTCGTGGTTATGCTGGCCTTTTCCACCGCCTACGTTTACAGGCTCGGTTCGCTTTCGCTCACGGCAGTCCTTGTACTGCTTGACCTGGTCTTCGCGGGACTCATCCTCTTCACCCTCGGAATCCTGCTGAGCGAGAGGAAAACAAAGGGGGCCCTCTACTGGTTTTTCAGGCTCTTCGAAAGGCTTGCACCCGGAAAGGCCGAGAAGTACCGGGACAGGTTTGAGAGAGCGGTCGAAGTTGACGTGCCGAGGTTCCAGAGCGACTTCAGGTTTTTGATTAGACACAAGGGCGTTTTCCTGCTCGCACTGGTTTACTCAACCGCCTCGTGGCTCTTCACGGTTTTACGGACTTACTACGCCTTCCGGGCCATCAACTACCCCGTTTCCCTCGTGGACGTTATGGTCGTCCAGATGGTCGGGATAGTGGTCGGCATGCTGAGCGTCATCCCCGGTGGGGCGGGCATAATCGAGACCGTGAACTCGGGAATCTACGTCCTCCTGGGGATAAACAAGGAGATAGCCGTCACCGCGACGCTCCTCGACAGGCTAATCTCCTACTGGATTCCAACGGCCCTCGGGGCCCTCGTGACGACACACTTCGGGGCAAAGCTGAGGAGAAAAGGTTTAATTGGTAGGGGCCGTAGATAA
- a CDS encoding acetate--CoA ligase family protein — MSLDFFFYPKSVAVFGSFKKGAIAYEILRNIVEGGFEGKIIPVNPKGGRVEVAGRTFRIREKLEEPVDTAIIAIPAKFVPSLIDEIGPLIRGAVVISAGFSEVGNEELEREMVEKAKKHGVRVIGPNCAGIFGVHGKFFGSFEVRVNPGGLALISQSGAFGGAALAMGNDEGIGFSAFVSYGNASDLNESDFLEYFADDENTKAIALYIEGVKEGRRFLKALRYASERKPVIILKAGKSESGAKAAASHTGSLAGSYEIYRAAFKQAGAIEVEEMEELFDAAKAFEMYPRAGKRIAVITNSGGPGVLATDKLEKLGLEIAKLSDETVKELRSFLPPQCSTRNPVDLIADADYERYKRTIEVVCKDENVDALLVICVPPIFIPSEEIAKAVIEAKCDKPVVVNFMAGELVRGGVKLLEENGIKNFPTPERAAKALRWLALRG; from the coding sequence ATGAGCCTTGACTTCTTTTTCTATCCCAAGAGCGTTGCCGTCTTCGGCTCCTTCAAGAAAGGTGCGATAGCCTACGAAATCCTCAGGAACATCGTCGAGGGCGGTTTCGAGGGTAAAATAATTCCCGTCAACCCGAAGGGCGGAAGGGTTGAGGTCGCCGGAAGAACCTTCCGAATCCGCGAGAAGCTTGAAGAGCCGGTTGACACCGCCATAATAGCGATTCCCGCCAAGTTCGTTCCCTCCCTAATCGATGAAATCGGCCCGCTCATTAGGGGCGCCGTCGTTATAAGTGCGGGCTTCTCCGAGGTAGGGAACGAGGAGCTTGAGCGCGAGATGGTTGAGAAAGCCAAGAAGCACGGCGTTCGCGTTATAGGCCCCAACTGTGCCGGAATCTTCGGCGTTCATGGCAAGTTCTTCGGCTCCTTCGAGGTTAGAGTTAACCCCGGTGGACTGGCCTTAATCAGCCAGAGCGGGGCCTTTGGCGGTGCGGCGTTGGCGATGGGCAACGACGAGGGGATAGGATTCTCGGCCTTCGTTTCCTATGGAAACGCCTCCGACCTGAACGAGAGCGACTTCCTTGAGTACTTCGCGGACGATGAGAACACCAAGGCGATAGCCCTCTACATCGAGGGAGTTAAGGAGGGCAGGCGCTTCCTGAAGGCCCTCCGCTACGCGAGCGAGAGGAAGCCGGTTATAATCCTCAAGGCCGGAAAGAGCGAGAGCGGGGCTAAAGCGGCGGCAAGCCATACTGGCTCGCTGGCTGGAAGCTACGAAATCTACCGCGCGGCCTTTAAGCAGGCCGGGGCGATAGAGGTCGAGGAGATGGAGGAACTCTTTGATGCGGCCAAAGCCTTCGAGATGTATCCCAGAGCTGGAAAGAGAATTGCCGTAATCACCAACTCCGGAGGACCGGGCGTTTTGGCCACCGACAAGCTCGAAAAGCTCGGCCTTGAAATAGCCAAGCTGAGCGATGAGACCGTCAAGGAGCTCCGCTCCTTCCTTCCGCCTCAGTGCTCCACCAGAAACCCGGTTGACCTTATCGCAGATGCCGACTACGAGCGCTATAAGAGGACGATTGAAGTTGTATGCAAGGACGAGAACGTTGATGCCCTCTTGGTAATCTGCGTCCCGCCGATTTTCATTCCGAGCGAGGAGATAGCCAAAGCCGTAATCGAGGCGAAGTGCGACAAGCCGGTTGTGGTTAACTTCATGGCCGGCGAGCTGGTTCGCGGTGGTGTGAAGCTCTTGGAGGAGAACGGAATCAAGAACTTCCCCACACCGGAGCGCGCGGCAAAGGCCTTGAGGTGGTTGGCGCTTCGTGGATGA
- a CDS encoding type IV toxin-antitoxin system AbiEi family antitoxin domain-containing protein, whose amino-acid sequence MTQFIFSRYGGKVITREELREVCERFEEDFEYIVNYYISRGYLVRILRGVYYVKTLEEYKFGKTPDPMILIAKAMNKLALKWYFGLYTALRLNGATYEYYSRIFLVTPVITRSRPVTILGENVQFVKLKESLLGFGVVKCGEIRYSDLEKTLLDFIYLKRYNKRLNADAVVREHIAKARKEKLMEYSKEYPKSVQREVEAIVSKR is encoded by the coding sequence ATGACTCAGTTCATTTTTTCGAGGTACGGTGGGAAAGTAATCACCAGGGAAGAGCTTAGAGAAGTTTGTGAAAGATTTGAGGAGGACTTTGAATACATTGTGAACTACTACATAAGCCGAGGCTACCTCGTCAGAATCCTGCGCGGGGTTTATTACGTGAAGACACTTGAGGAATACAAGTTTGGAAAGACGCCAGACCCAATGATTTTAATCGCAAAGGCAATGAATAAGCTGGCCCTAAAGTGGTACTTTGGCCTTTACACGGCTCTGAGGTTGAACGGGGCAACCTACGAGTACTACTCCCGGATTTTTCTGGTAACGCCGGTGATAACAAGGTCAAGACCTGTCACAATTCTCGGCGAGAATGTTCAGTTCGTCAAGCTGAAGGAATCACTCCTTGGCTTTGGAGTGGTTAAATGCGGGGAAATTCGGTATTCAGACTTAGAAAAGACCCTGCTGGACTTCATTTATTTAAAACGATACAACAAACGCCTTAATGCAGATGCAGTCGTAAGGGAACACATTGCAAAGGCCAGAAAAGAAAAGCTGATGGAGTACTCTAAAGAATACCCGAAGTCAGTTCAAAGGGAGGTTGAAGCCATTGTTTCCAAGCGATGA
- the tpiA gene encoding triose-phosphate isomerase, whose protein sequence is MAKLKEPIIAINFKTYIEATGKRALEIAKAAEKVYKETGITIVVAPQLADLRMIAENVEIPVFAQHIDPIKPGSHTGHVLPEAVKEAGAVGTLLNHSENRMILADLEASIRRAEEVGLMTMVCSNNPAVSAAVAALGPDYVAVEPPELIGTGIPVSKAKPEVITDTVELVKKVNPNVKVLTGAGISTGEDVKKALELGSVGVLLASGVTKAKDPEKAIRDLVSLIV, encoded by the coding sequence ATGGCGAAGCTGAAGGAGCCGATTATAGCGATTAACTTCAAGACCTACATAGAGGCGACCGGGAAAAGGGCGCTGGAGATAGCAAAGGCCGCGGAAAAGGTTTACAAGGAGACCGGAATAACCATAGTTGTCGCGCCCCAGCTCGCGGACCTGAGGATGATAGCTGAGAACGTTGAGATTCCCGTTTTTGCCCAGCACATCGACCCGATTAAACCCGGAAGCCACACCGGCCACGTCCTTCCCGAGGCGGTGAAGGAGGCTGGCGCGGTAGGAACGCTCCTCAACCACTCCGAGAACAGAATGATTCTGGCGGACCTTGAGGCGAGCATTAGAAGGGCGGAAGAAGTTGGTCTCATGACGATGGTCTGTTCAAACAATCCGGCCGTTTCCGCGGCGGTCGCGGCTCTCGGCCCGGACTACGTTGCCGTCGAGCCACCGGAACTCATAGGCACGGGAATCCCCGTCAGCAAGGCCAAGCCTGAGGTCATCACTGACACCGTTGAGCTCGTCAAGAAGGTCAACCCCAATGTTAAGGTCCTCACAGGCGCAGGAATCAGCACAGGCGAGGACGTGAAGAAGGCTCTTGAGCTCGGAAGCGTCGGGGTTCTCCTCGCGAGCGGTGTTACCAAAGCCAAGGACCCGGAGAAGGCGATAAGGGACCTGGTGTCGCTGATTGTTTGA
- a CDS encoding bifunctional N(6)-L-threonylcarbamoyladenine synthase/serine/threonine protein kinase: MIALGIEGTAHTLGIGIVTEKEVLANVFDTLTTEKGGIHPKEAAEHHARLLKPLLRKALQTAGITMEDVDVIAFSQGPGLGPALRVVATAARALAIKYGKPIVGVNHCIAHVEITKMFGVKDPVGLYVSGGNTQVLALEGGRYRVFGETLDIGIGNAIDTFARELGIGFPGGPKIEKLALKGERYIELPYAVKGMDLSFSGVLTEAVRKYRTGKYRVEDLAYSFQETAFSALVEVTERALAHTGKDEVVLVGGVAANNRLREMLKIMAEDRGVEFFVPPYDLCRDNGAMIAYTGLRMFKAGIRFSLDETIVKQKFRTDEVEVTWD; encoded by the coding sequence ATGATAGCGCTCGGTATAGAGGGAACCGCACACACTCTCGGCATAGGCATCGTGACTGAGAAGGAAGTCCTTGCCAACGTATTCGACACTCTCACAACCGAAAAGGGCGGAATCCACCCGAAGGAAGCCGCTGAGCATCACGCGCGCCTTCTCAAGCCCCTTCTCCGGAAGGCCCTTCAGACGGCCGGGATAACGATGGAGGACGTTGACGTTATAGCCTTCTCCCAGGGGCCCGGTCTCGGCCCGGCTCTGAGGGTTGTGGCAACAGCGGCGAGGGCTTTGGCGATAAAGTACGGCAAGCCAATCGTTGGGGTAAACCACTGCATAGCCCACGTCGAGATAACCAAGATGTTCGGGGTTAAGGACCCCGTTGGTTTATACGTGAGCGGAGGGAACACCCAGGTTTTAGCTTTAGAGGGCGGTCGCTATCGCGTCTTCGGCGAGACCCTCGACATAGGCATAGGCAACGCGATAGACACCTTCGCGAGAGAACTTGGCATCGGCTTCCCCGGCGGTCCGAAGATTGAGAAGCTCGCGCTTAAAGGTGAGCGCTACATAGAGCTCCCCTACGCGGTTAAGGGAATGGATTTGAGCTTCTCAGGCGTTCTGACCGAGGCCGTGAGAAAGTACCGCACCGGCAAATACCGCGTCGAGGATTTGGCCTACTCCTTCCAGGAGACGGCCTTCTCCGCTCTGGTCGAGGTCACCGAGAGGGCTTTAGCCCACACCGGTAAAGATGAGGTCGTTCTCGTCGGTGGAGTCGCCGCCAACAACCGCCTCCGCGAGATGCTAAAAATCATGGCCGAGGACAGGGGCGTTGAGTTCTTCGTTCCGCCCTACGACCTCTGCAGGGACAACGGGGCGATGATAGCCTACACCGGTCTGAGGATGTTTAAAGCCGGAATAAGGTTCTCGCTCGACGAAACCATCGTAAAGCAGAAGTTCAGAACGGACGAGGTTGAGGTGACATGGGATTAG
- a CDS encoding nucleotidyl transferase AbiEii/AbiGii toxin family protein — protein sequence MKRDVLLHAILRELYGEERFHGRYLFKGGTCLVKCYLGYYRFSVDLDFTFPLRGRLSRSERRKLISSEVRWLSEKLSYTAEELGLDFRPFEGKAYNQNFVHFEGNENRKIVFFHLFMPTGEVVKIEVNFFEPVLFEEREVQARTLLWGVKLTNDEKAYFFEELERYSVLPVMAYSPEEILAEKIRAILTRRIQKLRDFYDVFMLYRAGYDYSNVIDEAIEKVQFSMRFSPTRTAENLRVNLESIRAGRFNVDPELMEKELELVLTKPPESEFQAFIKDFLSVLSELEFNDSRQ from the coding sequence GTGAAAAGAGACGTTCTCCTTCACGCAATCTTACGAGAACTTTACGGAGAAGAGAGGTTCCACGGGCGGTATCTGTTCAAAGGTGGAACGTGCCTGGTCAAGTGTTATCTGGGCTATTACCGTTTCAGCGTTGACCTCGACTTCACGTTTCCGCTGAGGGGCAGGCTCTCCCGCTCGGAGAGGAGGAAGCTGATAAGCTCTGAGGTGAGGTGGCTCTCGGAAAAGCTCTCTTACACCGCTGAAGAACTTGGCTTGGACTTCAGGCCTTTTGAGGGAAAAGCCTACAATCAAAACTTCGTTCACTTTGAGGGGAACGAGAACAGGAAGATAGTCTTTTTCCACCTGTTCATGCCAACGGGTGAGGTCGTGAAGATTGAGGTCAACTTTTTCGAGCCGGTACTGTTTGAGGAAAGGGAAGTACAGGCCAGAACGCTTCTTTGGGGCGTTAAATTGACTAACGACGAAAAGGCATACTTCTTTGAGGAGCTTGAACGGTACTCAGTGCTTCCCGTCATGGCGTATTCTCCTGAGGAGATTCTGGCCGAGAAGATTAGAGCCATTTTAACCCGGAGGATTCAAAAGCTGAGGGATTTCTACGACGTTTTCATGCTTTACAGGGCTGGTTATGATTACTCGAACGTTATTGATGAAGCCATTGAGAAGGTACAGTTTAGTATGAGGTTCAGTCCGACAAGGACCGCTGAAAACCTCCGGGTGAATCTGGAATCCATCCGAGCTGGCAGGTTCAATGTTGACCCAGAGCTCATGGAAAAGGAGCTTGAGCTGGTTCTCACGAAGCCACCCGAATCTGAGTTTCAGGCGTTCATAAAGGACTTTCTGAGTGTTCTTTCTGAACTGGAATTTAATGATTCCCGTCAATGA
- a CDS encoding DUF835 domain-containing protein, whose protein sequence is MGLAVPLYVVAMDLVLLLAVGYALAFMARRMNRYDPELNMMVKYSVIFLSIAFVGRLTDLIDDFCCTSDFYYFQWVTYFVSIIGVIYSVVYYVRLMENRYLPAPPKAGQKSALGAHVVFSKNRLLDVIELLKSANFPVLAVTRSPGMYEGFDNVSTVWVTQVSGGVNPTALHVLHDVILRFVRDNPGSAVLIDCVEYLLLYNDFRTVFKFLTNLKDHVVLQHGSGLVIFVDDSVLSEQEKALLLKEFEPL, encoded by the coding sequence ATGGGATTAGCTGTGCCCCTTTATGTCGTTGCAATGGATTTGGTTCTTCTACTGGCAGTAGGGTATGCTCTCGCCTTTATGGCGAGGCGAATGAACCGCTATGACCCCGAATTAAACATGATGGTTAAGTACTCGGTTATATTCCTCTCCATAGCCTTTGTGGGCAGGCTCACGGACTTGATTGATGACTTTTGTTGTACTTCGGATTTCTATTACTTCCAATGGGTGACCTACTTCGTTTCAATAATAGGTGTGATATACTCCGTGGTTTACTACGTTCGTCTCATGGAAAATCGCTACCTTCCTGCTCCACCGAAGGCAGGTCAGAAGTCTGCCCTTGGTGCCCACGTAGTCTTTTCCAAGAACAGACTCCTAGACGTTATCGAGCTCCTGAAGAGTGCTAACTTCCCTGTTCTGGCCGTCACTAGGTCCCCGGGGATGTACGAGGGCTTTGACAACGTCTCAACAGTCTGGGTGACGCAGGTTTCCGGTGGTGTGAATCCCACCGCCTTACACGTTCTTCACGATGTTATTCTCCGTTTCGTTCGTGACAATCCTGGCTCGGCGGTTCTAATAGATTGCGTTGAGTATCTGCTCCTCTACAACGACTTCAGAACGGTCTTCAAGTTCCTCACGAACCTTAAAGACCACGTCGTTCTCCAGCACGGCTCGGGTCTCGTAATCTTCGTTGACGACTCCGTTCTGAGCGAGCAGGAGAAAGCTCTCCTCCTCAAGGAGTTCGAGCCCCTTTAA
- a CDS encoding NAD(+) kinase — MRFGVVARRDRPEALKLAYRVYDFLKVSGYDVVVDEDTYRHLKEFEEADVLPLEDFDVDFIIVIGGDGTILRVEHKTKRDIPILGVNMGTLGFLTEVEPHETFFAISKLIEGEYYIDERIKLRTYLDGRASVPDALNEVAILTGIPGKIIHLRYYIDGGLADEIRADGLIISTPTGSTGYAMSAGGPFVDPRLSVTVIAPLAPIALSSRPMVVPAESRIDVRNMALKREIVLAIDGQFYTYLPPETEITIKLSPRKAKFVRFTKEIYPKYTLRLKKRF; from the coding sequence ATGAGGTTCGGCGTCGTTGCGAGAAGGGACCGGCCAGAGGCCCTGAAGCTGGCCTACCGCGTCTACGATTTTCTTAAGGTCAGCGGTTACGATGTTGTGGTTGACGAGGACACATACAGGCACCTGAAGGAGTTTGAGGAGGCTGATGTTCTCCCGCTCGAGGACTTCGACGTGGACTTCATAATCGTCATAGGCGGTGACGGAACCATTCTCAGAGTCGAGCACAAGACGAAGAGGGACATCCCCATTCTTGGCGTCAACATGGGCACCCTCGGCTTCCTCACGGAGGTCGAGCCCCACGAGACGTTCTTCGCGATAAGCAAGCTGATTGAGGGCGAGTACTACATAGACGAGCGCATAAAGCTCAGAACTTACCTTGACGGCAGGGCCAGCGTTCCGGACGCGCTGAACGAGGTTGCAATCCTCACGGGAATCCCGGGCAAGATAATTCACCTCCGTTACTATATCGACGGTGGACTCGCCGACGAGATTCGGGCGGATGGCCTCATAATCTCTACTCCCACAGGCTCAACCGGCTACGCGATGAGCGCTGGCGGGCCGTTCGTTGACCCGAGGCTCAGCGTTACTGTGATAGCTCCCCTCGCGCCGATAGCGCTGAGCTCGAGGCCGATGGTAGTGCCGGCTGAGAGCAGAATAGACGTTCGCAACATGGCCCTGAAGAGGGAGATAGTGCTCGCCATAGACGGTCAGTTCTACACCTACCTGCCCCCCGAAACCGAGATAACGATAAAGCTCTCGCCGAGGAAGGCGAAGTTCGTGCGCTTTACGAAGGAAATCTACCCGAAATACACGCTGAGGCTAAAGAAGAGGTTTTAA
- a CDS encoding ADP-ribosylglycohydrolase family protein, producing the protein MNTSDMFISKLLGGLWGVLVGDAFGLTFQFTSRLAMEADYPQPKEIPMFDGLWSDDSSLTLATAQALTEGYSIEKIAENFLRWYYDGEFTPRGYAFDQGNTTSMAIERIASGVPPLEAGGRGEWDNGNGSLMRILPAAYYAYFKVSSLEERLKLIHEVSMITHAHPRSLIGCGIYSLIIWNILDGMDKLEAYLEAIATAEKFYSTEPFAKELAHYERVLSGRIHKAERSKIRGSGYVVHTLEASLWAFLRNESFADAVKEVVSLGEDADTTGAVTCGLAGTYYGIDGIPREWLEKIEAGDYAGEIINAFIESLIQRK; encoded by the coding sequence ATGAATACCTCCGACATGTTTATCTCAAAACTCCTCGGAGGACTCTGGGGAGTCCTCGTTGGAGATGCCTTCGGCCTGACCTTCCAGTTCACCAGCAGGCTTGCCATGGAAGCTGACTATCCCCAGCCCAAAGAGATTCCAATGTTCGACGGCCTGTGGAGTGACGACTCCTCCCTAACCCTGGCAACCGCTCAAGCACTGACAGAAGGCTACAGCATTGAGAAGATTGCAGAAAACTTCCTCCGCTGGTATTATGACGGCGAATTCACGCCGAGGGGATATGCATTCGACCAAGGGAACACGACCTCAATGGCAATAGAACGCATTGCCAGTGGTGTTCCACCTCTCGAAGCAGGAGGCAGAGGAGAGTGGGACAATGGCAATGGCTCGTTAATGAGAATTCTGCCAGCTGCGTATTATGCTTACTTCAAGGTCAGTTCGCTGGAAGAAAGGCTCAAGCTCATTCACGAAGTCTCGATGATTACACACGCCCATCCCCGCTCGCTCATAGGTTGTGGCATCTACTCGTTAATCATCTGGAACATCCTCGACGGGATGGATAAGCTGGAGGCTTACCTTGAAGCGATAGCAACAGCAGAAAAGTTCTACTCAACAGAGCCGTTTGCCAAGGAGCTCGCTCACTATGAGAGGGTCTTGAGTGGGAGGATTCATAAGGCAGAGAGGAGTAAGATTAGGGGAAGTGGCTATGTTGTCCACACTCTTGAGGCAAGTCTCTGGGCTTTCCTGAGAAATGAAAGCTTCGCCGATGCAGTAAAGGAAGTAGTATCCCTCGGAGAAGACGCCGACACTACCGGAGCCGTTACCTGCGGCCTGGCTGGAACGTACTATGGAATTGATGGAATTCCCAGAGAGTGGCTGGAAAAAATTGAGGCAGGAGATTACGCTGGAGAGATAATTAATGCATTCATAGAGAGCCTTATCCAGAGAAAGTGA